A segment of the Candidatus Bathyarchaeota archaeon genome:
CGTTTCGGGTCACTGTTTCATATCTGTTTCAGCCAACATCCAAACCACCCCAAGCCCATAGTGTAGTTGAGGTGAAAAGAATGAACACAAAAATTATCCTCGCAACTGTGGCGGTTGCCATCGTGGCTACTGCTCTTGTCGGAGTGGCCGCAGCGCAATTCGCAAACCAATCATTTTTAACATCAGCATCTAACAGTCAGACTGCAGCTCCCTGCGTAACCGGCGACTACACTGGTGCTTCCCGATGCGTTAACAGCACAACCGGCGAGCCCTGCGGCTACGTCAACGGCACCTGTGTTGGCACCCGATGTAGCGGTGCAGGTGATGGCTGCCAGAACGGCTACTGCGATGGGTCTCAAGTGCAAAGCCAGAACCGGAATCAACAAGGCTGGGGCATGATGAGCCAAAGCGGCTATGCACATGGATGCCGTCGATAAAATGCGGCTCCTTCTCTTTCTTTTTCTTTGAGAACCAAACTCATGTAAGCCCACGATAATGATTGCCAGGGGATAAGTTGGGGTAAGCGCAAGTGACTAAGTATTTGAGGTTTAAAAAATGTTTGAATAATAAAAGGGAAGCTCTCTCATGACTGAGAGACGGACTGGTTGCCTGAACCGTTTACTCGATAACCTGAATGGCACCTTCAGGACATTGTGCTTCACATGCTCTGCAAACCAAACATTCACTTTCTTTGGTTGGAACAGATTTGCCGGCTTTGATTTCGTAAACGCCGACGGGGCAAGTGTTCACACAAGTTTCGCATCCAGTACATTTGGCATCGACAACAATTTTTACCATTTTTGTCATACCTCTTGCGTTATTTTCATCCAAAGCTGGCAAGTAAAATAAAAGGTTTTAGGTGACCTAACGGATTTTTTCACGTAACCGCATCAAAATTCCGTTGATGGCTGACTGGGCTTTCTCCCGCATCTTTTGGTAGTCACCGATGCTTTTCTTGTAGGATTCCAAGGATATTTCGCCTTTGCTGTAGCGCTGCTCAAGAGTCCGTATGTTCTGGTCTGCTAAAGAAAGGTCAGATTCAGCTAGATCCAGCTGCCGTATTAGGTCAGGGTAGGTTCCGCCTGAACCGCGAAACAGCGCCTTGGCGCGTTCGAGGCTGCGGGTTAAACCTTCCACGCGTACTTCAACAGCGTTCTTCTGAACCTTGTATTGGCGCCGGGGAATCTTGCCCTTCTGTGCACGTGCCTCAAGCGTCCGCAGTTCCCCGTAGAGCTGGGTTCGGTCATCATATGCGTCGACGAAGGAGCGTATGTTATCTGCGGTTATCTGCTGCCCAGTTTTAATCTCGTAAACGGATGCTTCCTGCTGCGGAGTAGGCATCTGAGTGGAGAGTTCTTCAGCACGTATCCGATAGGGTTCCTTTTTGGGTCTAGCCACACGGTAAACAACTGCGCCTAGACAGGCGAACGCTGCTGCGGATGCGGCATAGAAGGTTGGTCTAAACGAAACCCACACTGGGTTGTAGTTGTAGGATAAATCTAAGCTGTTAGGCTGAGGCGCCAGGTAATCCACGTAGCTTATGCCGCTTTCTGTCACGGTAAGGGTGTCTTGGTAGGCGCTGCGGGTAAGCGAAGAGGAGATATCTAGGGATTGAGGCTGCGGCGAAACGATGGTTGCGCCTTCAGGGGTGTTAAATGTCATGGTGGCATGGTCCACGAAGTAGTGGAAACTCGGAAAAAGCTTGAATTCCAGCATGTAGTTTGAACCCACAAGTTGGGTGCTTGGCAAGCTGTACTGAGCTTTCAGCTGGGTGGTCTGGTCACTTGTCAAGGAGGAAACAAAAGTTATGTTAGCAAGCAACACGTCGCTGTCTGTGGAAGGGGAGAAGCTGCTTTTGAGGTCTGCGCCATACTGGTCAGTTATGCCGATGTTTGTCGAGTGCTGTGGAAGGCACAGAACAAAGGAAGTTAATGGCGAGGTGGAGTTGCTGATGATTTCGTAGGTGTCGGTGGCTGATAGGGCACCGTTTGTGTCGATGGTTATTTGCCGATCTAAACCCGTTATGGTGCATAACTGGAGGGTAGCTGCAGGCAGGGTAAAGGTTGCCTTTGCTACAGAGTATGTGTATGCGGGCAGATTATTCGCCGTGTAGGCAGCGTCATGGACGCTTCCGTCGTCTTTGGATATTGATAAGGCAGTTGGGTTACCTGGAAAGGATAAGCTAACACTGCATACCTGGGCATCCAAGGTTAAGCTGGGGTACGCGGGGTACTCAAGGACAAAGGCACCGTTGTCTAATTCGGTGACGAGACGGTTAGAGAGAATAAAAGCAACCGTGAATTGGGTAGGGTGCTCGCCGTTGAAGTTGATTTCGGCGCCGTAGAATCCGCTTGAGCGGTTACCCAGTTTCATGCCCAGATTTATCTGGTAAACATGGGTGTCATCGTATGCTAAGCCTTTAAGCAGGTAGGCGCTGTACTGGTAGGGTAACCCAATCATGAAGCCATCCTGCGCTGGCTCCGCAAGGTGTATGGTGTCTAAGATGACGACTTGACCCGAATACATGACTTGGATTTTGCTCTCCACGCTTGTGACTGTATTGCTGGTTTGGGCGGCTACCATCGAGTTTGGGAGGGCGAGGGGTAAAATTATCAGTAAAGTGAACACTGCTATCAAGAGGGATACAGGGGTTCGCTTCACTGGGGTCACCAAACAGGCTTGTTTACTGTTAGGTTGACATGTTTATTTACCTTTACCGTAAACAAGGCTCCTCTGGGATTGAAAGCGAAAAGCAGAGGAGAAGAGTATTGTCCTTTGCCCAAAAACCTCAACAGGGTTTGCTTGGCTGCGGAGACAAAGCTTTTCTGCCCCGCCCCTATAAGCCTCTGAGGGAAAAATAGCATGAGCGTAAAACTCAAAGTAGACGGAAAAGACATCCCCATCAACGATTTCGTCGAAAAAATATTGGGCGGCAGCATAACTGGAGCTGTGACCTCGCTGCATGGCATCGCTGAGGATTGGCAGAAAATCGAAATCCAAATTCAGCGGCAGCCTAGCCGTTAAACTTGACTTCCGCGTCGATTTCCGCGAACATTTCCCGTTTAGCCTTGCATATGGGGCAGACGTAGGGAGGGTCTTCGCGGAACACCACGTAGCCGCATTGTCGACAGTACCACAGTTTCTTTTTTGGGGCTTGGGGCGGCTGTTTGGGTTTTTCCTCTTCCATTGGCTGCTGTGATGGCTGCTTTGGGGTGCCGTATGCGCGTTTCTGCTTTTCGAGGGGGCGTCGCTCGGGGACTTCGGGGAGGTTTTGGCTTTCATACACTGCTTTGTTAACGTAGAGGCGACAGTAGCAGGCGCCATATTGGGCAACGTCTGGGTCGCGGTAATCGCAGGGGCAGATGATGTCGCGGTCGATTTCCAGGTTGCCGGTTGCTAAGCGGCAGGGGCAGCTGGGGTAGCCGTAGCGTTCCTCGTTTGTTTTTAGGCCTTCAAGGAACATCTGCAGAAGTTCAGGCTGCGGGGTCAGGTAGTACCCGTAGGTTTTTGCGTCGGCTTCGGCTCGGCGGCGGACCTGCTCGATGGGGACATTGTTCAAAAGCCCAGTGCCTCTTTTATTTGGTCCTTACGGAATCCTGTGATTACGGTTTTGTCATCGATGATGGTTGTGGGGTAACTTAGAGATCCGCCTTTGCTTTGGATAATCTCATGCACAGAGTTTTTGTCGGCTGCATCCAGCAGGTCAACGTCAACGAAATCGTAGGCGACGCTGTTTTCGCTGAGATACTGCTTGGTTAGTTTGCACCAGACACATGTGCTTAATGCGTATATGACAACTTTGTGGTCGTTTCTCTTACCGGACACTTTAGAATACTGCATCGAAAAATTCACCGTCTAGAAAGTTGATTTCGGGGGCATATAACTGTTTAGATGCGACGCTAAATGGGCTGCTGGGTTAACCTGCAGTTTCCGGCTTGCCTCTCCACCAGACGAAGACTCCTCGAACAACGATTATGCTGCCTATGGCGCCCAGCAGAGCCATAACCAAAAGCTGTATCCACGTGGGCATGATTGCACCAACAATGCCTGTGGGCGTCGGAGAAGCGGTAGGTGAAGGCGAAGGTGAAGCCGTTGGGGTCGGCTGATTGGCGCTCGATGGGGGCGAAGGCGTCACTGGCGCGTATCCGCCTAATCCGGTTAGCATTTGGCTGCTACTCCACTCGCTTGAACCTGCTGCCTCCAAGACTTCTTGGCTGACTCGAACCCACTTGTTATCTACTCTTTCAAAGTGCCAGCGTGTAACGAGGTGAGCTGTTATTGTTCGCGCTTGGAAATCCAGGTTAGGCATACTGGAGGGATAGAGTATTGAGCAGTGAGCGGTGGTTGTTCTGCCTCCACTCTGCTCGGGGTAATCGTCATTGTCAAAGATGGTGTGCCATCCGGTGAGCATTTCGGGTTTAGAGTGGTCTTTGTAGCGGATGTCATAGAGGAGGGTGTACCCGCTGTTGATGTATTCGGTGGCGACTGCGCTGCTAAAGGTGATTTCTAGTTCAGCCCTATCGTAATCTGTCACTGTGGCGGTTCCGTTGGCTGCGGTGCCGTTGATTGAAGTGACGTTGTATGCGATGCTGACAACCTTGATGGTGAAGTCAGGGGGAGGAATCGGGGTTGTTAAGCCATAGGTAGCTGAGGGCACCGTAAGAGCTGAGGCTGCAAACAGCAAAAAGAAAACGAAAGCTGCGAGCCTGCTAGCATGCATAATTACTTTTGAGTAATTCCAAGTTAAAACTTTACCGCTAATTTTGACTTTGGGGAAAAACTGAGTTAAAGAGCAGAATTCGGTTCATTACAATCGCAGTTGTATTCACCGTCCTCAGCTCCTGTTACAGCTGAAGCAGTTGCAAAGCACAGGTTCAATCGTGCGCTCTGCCACATCTATCCCCCCTCTATTTATAGCAACATAGCCAAAGACACTGCTGCTTCACCAGCCTCTCTCCCCCTCTATATAAAGCCGAAGTCAGCTCTGGCTGTCGCAGCAACGAGGGGCTGCATGAAGATAAAATAAAAGAGAAGAGGGAAAACCCGATGCCGGTTAGGGCCGCTTTAGGCGGTCCACTGCTGCAGCGCCAACGCAAGTTCCCTGTGGCTTTCCCCATACTGCTCAAGGGTTTTGCCCTCCAGCACCGCATCCACTGCTTGCCGCATCGCCTTCGCGCCTGACACAGTGCCCCCGGGGTGACCATGGATGCCGCCGCCGGCCTGCAAAACCACATCGCAGCCAAACGTATCCAGCAGCGCAGGCACAAGCCTCGGATGCAAGCCACCTGACGCCACCGGCAACACCGCTTTAAGACCGCCAATTTCGGTCTTGCAGGCATCGATGTTCTCAAGCACTTCCTGCTGGGTCTCCGACATCTTACCCACAACAGTGCCCACGTGAAGCTGGTCAACGCCGATGATGCGTGCCACCGCCGCGATGGGTTTCATGGAGATGCCATGCAGGGGGTTTTTGGTGAATGCCGCGTGTCCAGCCCGGTGGGCATGGAGAACCAGTTTGAAGTTTTGGTCGCGCAGGCTCTGAAGCGCCGCCCAGCCGCAGGTTAAGATATCCACCATGACGTATTCGCCGCCCTGATCCTGCACCATCTGCGCCCGCTTAATCATCAACTCATTGTCGGCGGTTATGTTAATCATGTAGACTTTGCGTTCGCCAGTTTCGGATTGGGCTTTGTCGCGTGCCTCCAGGGTCTGTACTAGCCGCTCGGGGAAGGGGTTGAATTTTTGGCTGCTGAGGTTCTCGTCGTCTTTAACTACGTCGCAGCCGCCCAGCCATGCGTTGTAGGCGACTTGGGCGTGGTCAGCTGTTTTTAAGCCGAGTTTAGGCTTGATGATGGTGCCGACGAGGGGGCGCTTGGGCACTTTGAGGAGTTCCCGGATGCCGCCGATGCCATAGCGGGGGCCCTTAAAGCTGTCTAGAAGCATCTGGGGGAACTCGATGTCGAGGAGCCGCAGGTTCCGGAGCGCTTTAAGCCCAAACACGTTGCCTGCGACGCTGCTAAGGATGTTTGGCATGTTGGATGTTTCGAAGAGCCCGATGGGATAGGCGATTTTGATGACGTTGCCTTCGATGCTGAATACGTGGGCTGCCAGCGCTTTAACGTAGGGTTTCTCGGTGGTGAGCTCGGTCCATGTGCCCACGCTGCTTTCCGCCGCAACGCCGCCTGCCGCCTCCTGCAGACTGATGCCCTCGGGCTCCACGGTGAAGGTGCAGATTAAATCGGATGGTTGGGGTTTGTAGGTTAAATCGACAAAGTCAAGATACTTCAAAGAAGGTTACTCTCCAACTTAACATGGGGTGGGTTTCCTTAAAATCTTTAACTATTTCAAGCCCTAAGTAGTAATCGGGGTTATAGATGCAGCTTATCGTTGAACTCTTAAACATCACCACAGGCGGCAACCGTATAGCCGTTCTTAGTCAGCAAACAGCCAGCCAGCTGGGCGTGCATAGCTCGGACAGAATAAAAATCAGCGTCGAGGGCAGAGAAATGATTGCCCTATCCAACATCGCCGAGCATTTCCCCAACGACCGCATAGGCTTCTTTGAGGAAGCCGAGGGCGCGCTAGGCGTCAAAGACGATGATGTAGTGGATGTGCAGCTTGCCTCGTTGCCGGAATCGCTCTTTAACATCCGCGCTAAGCTCCATGGCGAGCGTCTCCGAGAAAAAGACATAGTCGCCATCGTCAAAGACGTTGTGGAGCGGCATCTAAGCCAAGTGGAAATCGCCGCTTTCCTCACAGCACTCAGCATTCATGGCTTAAGCACCGCCGAAACTGAGGCGCTGTCCAGGGCGATGATTATGACGGGAAGAACGCTGGATTTTGGACGTGGACCCATCCTTGATAAGCATAGCGTAGGCGGCATCCCAGGCGACAAAACCAGTATGCTCGTGGTGCCCATCGTGGCGGCGGCAGGCTTCACCATCCCCAAAACCAGTAGCCGCGCTATCACCTCGCCCGCGGGAACCGCAGACCGCGTGGAAACCCTCTGCCCGGTTACATTGGCAACCGAGGAAATCAAAGCAGTCGTCAAGAAAACCGGGGGCTGCCTTGTCTGGGGCGGCTCGTTGGAGCTGGCGCCGGCAGATGACCTCTTCATCCAAGTTGAATATCCCCTGGGCATAGACCCGATGCTTCTGCCATCGATTCTAAGTAAAAAGAAAGCCATAGGCGCCACCCACGTCGCCGTCGACATCCCCACGGGTATGGGCGCCAAAATCAAGACGCGACAGGAAGCCTACAGCTTAGCCGCGGACTTCGTGGATCTGGGCAAACGGCTGGGCTTAAACATCCAATGTGCCCTCACGTTTGGTGATCAGCCGCTGGGCTGCGGAATCGGACCCGCCTTGGAGGCGCGAGAGGCGCTTTGGACACTTATGGGGCAGGGCCCACCGGACCTGCGTGAGAAAGCTGTGAGCCTTGCCAGTATGCTCTTTGACATGGTGGGCGTTGAGAATCCGCGGGTGATGGCCGAGGACATGGTGGATTCAGGTAAAGCCCTCTGTAAGCTACGTGAAATCATCGGGGCGCAGGGCGGCAACTCAGCGGTGAAACCTGAGGATTTGCCGGTTGGACCCTACAAGGCCGCTGTGCATTCGCAGCAAGCAGGCAAAGTGCTGTGGCTAAGCACCGACGACATCGTGCGCATCGCCCGCATGGCAGGTGCCCCCAAAGAGAAGGGCGCCGGTGTTATGCTGCATGCTAAACTCGGCGAGACAGTGCGGAAAGAGGGCGTGTTGCTTGAGGTTTATGCTGAACGTGAAAGCAAGCTGTCGGCTGCGCTGGAACTCGCCAACAATCTCAGTCCAATTGTGCTCTCTAAGAAACCTGAAGAAAAGATGGTTTTAGACACCGTTCCAGAGAAAACCACGCATGAGAAAGCCTTCATGCTTGACAGATAAAACCAGTTAGCAGCGGCAATATGAGTCTGCGTCGGCTACAGCGATGAAAAAACTAGACGACATTTCGCCTGTAATTGGGAGTAGGCTGCCATGTTTGCTGATTCACTAAGCCGCCTATGAAGCCTCCGATGACCGCGAGGACTATGGCAACGATTCCGGCTAAGACACTTAATGCCAAGCCCGCGATGCCGCCCAGTATGGCGCCGAGGATTCCGTATTGGGCACCGCCCTCTAAGACAAAGCCGAAGAAAGTAAGAATTGTCATGACAATAGCGCTAAAGACCCCGGAGATAAACCCCGAGATGGACCCACCCATGGCTCCCCGGGCTATGAGTCCGGCAACTAGGCCGCCGAGAAGAGCGCCGAAGAGATAACCCAGCCCCGGGTAGATGATGCCCAGAACCACGGTTAACAGAAAACCAACCAATGCGCCAAGCCCAATACCAGCCATAAGGTTCACTTATGTTGGCTTAAGAAAAAAAGAAGATAAAAAGCTTGTTACTCAACGCGCCCTCTCGCTTCGAACTTTGGGGGCTAAAAGCGTCCAGAGCCACTCCGTGAATTCCTGCAGGTTCTTGGTTTGGATATGCACTTCACCGGGCCCCGTTATTTGGGTAACTAGGCCTTCGCCGCTTAGCAGGGTTTCTTTGAGGCCGCCTAGCCGCGTGACCTTGTAGCTGCAGGTTTCGCTAAAACCGACGAGGTGAAAGTTATCTACGATGAGGGTTTGCCCGGCTGATAGCATGTGAGTGTCGATGGCGCCAAAAGTGTTGATGAACATTTGTCCGCTGCCTGTGGCTTTAATCATGAATAAGCCTTGACCGAAAAGCCCCTTAGTGAAGCCTTCCCATTTCACGTCAAGATCGATGCCTGAGGTGGAGGCGATGTAGGCGGATTTCTGGATGACGTAGCCGCTGCCGGGGGCAACGTCGAGTTGCTTGATGTCGCCGACTGGCGCCGCCACGAAGGCAGCTTCGCCGGAACCGTTCTGTGCGGTGAAGTCGTTAACCCAGAAGGATTGGCCTCCGATGAGGCTGAGTCCTAGGCTGCCCCAGATGCTTTTTTCGCGTTTGCGGGTATGTACTTCTATGTTGGGGGTCATGTAGGTTAATGCGCCGGATTCGGCGGTGATGGCTTCGCCCTGCTCTAAGCTTGCCACGAGCATAGCGTAAGAGGGCTTGTATTTGATTTCGAACCTCAATTCTATCAACCTCTAAGACGGTAATGGGAATTGACGATTTATGGTTAACGCGGCAGGATCATCTTTCATGAGGGTACTAGCACTTTTCTGGTTTCAGGCGGCGTCGATTTTCCCGGATATTGGTTGCGGCGCAGGATTTGGTTAGGCGGGTCTTTTGGGAAAACAACTAAATAGTTGAAGACTTCCATCATTAAGCTATGACCTACAACAAGAAGCCCAGC
Coding sequences within it:
- a CDS encoding 4Fe-4S binding protein, with protein sequence MVKIVVDAKCTGCETCVNTCPVGVYEIKAGKSVPTKESECLVCRACEAQCPEGAIQVIE
- a CDS encoding ferredoxin:glutaredoxin reductase, which translates into the protein MNNVPIEQVRRRAEADAKTYGYYLTPQPELLQMFLEGLKTNEERYGYPSCPCRLATGNLEIDRDIICPCDYRDPDVAQYGACYCRLYVNKAVYESQNLPEVPERRPLEKQKRAYGTPKQPSQQPMEEEKPKQPPQAPKKKLWYCRQCGYVVFREDPPYVCPICKAKREMFAEIDAEVKFNG
- a CDS encoding glutaredoxin family protein, with product MQYSKVSGKRNDHKVVIYALSTCVWCKLTKQYLSENSVAYDFVDVDLLDAADKNSVHEIIQSKGGSLSYPTTIIDDKTVITGFRKDQIKEALGF
- the rbcL gene encoding type III ribulose-bisphosphate carboxylase, with product MKYLDFVDLTYKPQPSDLICTFTVEPEGISLQEAAGGVAAESSVGTWTELTTEKPYVKALAAHVFSIEGNVIKIAYPIGLFETSNMPNILSSVAGNVFGLKALRNLRLLDIEFPQMLLDSFKGPRYGIGGIRELLKVPKRPLVGTIIKPKLGLKTADHAQVAYNAWLGGCDVVKDDENLSSQKFNPFPERLVQTLEARDKAQSETGERKVYMINITADNELMIKRAQMVQDQGGEYVMVDILTCGWAALQSLRDQNFKLVLHAHRAGHAAFTKNPLHGISMKPIAAVARIIGVDQLHVGTVVGKMSETQQEVLENIDACKTEIGGLKAVLPVASGGLHPRLVPALLDTFGCDVVLQAGGGIHGHPGGTVSGAKAMRQAVDAVLEGKTLEQYGESHRELALALQQWTA
- a CDS encoding AMP phosphorylase; the encoded protein is MQLIVELLNITTGGNRIAVLSQQTASQLGVHSSDRIKISVEGREMIALSNIAEHFPNDRIGFFEEAEGALGVKDDDVVDVQLASLPESLFNIRAKLHGERLREKDIVAIVKDVVERHLSQVEIAAFLTALSIHGLSTAETEALSRAMIMTGRTLDFGRGPILDKHSVGGIPGDKTSMLVVPIVAAAGFTIPKTSSRAITSPAGTADRVETLCPVTLATEEIKAVVKKTGGCLVWGGSLELAPADDLFIQVEYPLGIDPMLLPSILSKKKAIGATHVAVDIPTGMGAKIKTRQEAYSLAADFVDLGKRLGLNIQCALTFGDQPLGCGIGPALEAREALWTLMGQGPPDLREKAVSLASMLFDMVGVENPRVMAEDMVDSGKALCKLREIIGAQGGNSAVKPEDLPVGPYKAAVHSQQAGKVLWLSTDDIVRIARMAGAPKEKGAGVMLHAKLGETVRKEGVLLEVYAERESKLSAALELANNLSPIVLSKKPEEKMVLDTVPEKTTHEKAFMLDR
- a CDS encoding DUF5518 domain-containing protein, translated to MAGIGLGALVGFLLTVVLGIIYPGLGYLFGALLGGLVAGLIARGAMGGSISGFISGVFSAIVMTILTFFGFVLEGGAQYGILGAILGGIAGLALSVLAGIVAIVLAVIGGFIGGLVNQQTWQPTPNYRRNVV
- a CDS encoding TIGR00266 family protein, whose product is MRFEIKYKPSYAMLVASLEQGEAITAESGALTYMTPNIEVHTRKREKSIWGSLGLSLIGGQSFWVNDFTAQNGSGEAAFVAAPVGDIKQLDVAPGSGYVIQKSAYIASTSGIDLDVKWEGFTKGLFGQGLFMIKATGSGQMFINTFGAIDTHMLSAGQTLIVDNFHLVGFSETCSYKVTRLGGLKETLLSGEGLVTQITGPGEVHIQTKNLQEFTEWLWTLLAPKVRSERAR